In the genome of Pueribacillus theae, one region contains:
- the qoxD gene encoding cytochrome aa3 quinol oxidase subunit IV, which translates to MSELFPRKQVIGFVFSLVLTAVALAVYFFDLSFTAGMTILLTTAFVQAAVQLVVFMHAGETKDKGSIYTNIYYAAAIALVTIFGTLLILVWDM; encoded by the coding sequence ATGAGTGAATTGTTTCCACGAAAACAGGTCATCGGCTTTGTCTTTTCATTAGTTCTCACAGCCGTTGCACTTGCCGTCTATTTCTTTGATTTGTCGTTCACAGCTGGGATGACTATCCTTTTAACGACAGCATTCGTGCAAGCCGCAGTCCAGCTCGTTGTCTTTATGCACGCCGGTGAAACGAAAGATAAAGGTTCAATTTATACGAACATCTATTACGCTGCTGCCATCGCTTTAGTTACGATTTTCGGCACGCTATTAATTTTAGTTTGGGATATGTGA
- the qoxC gene encoding cytochrome aa3 quinol oxidase subunit III codes for MKIDHSLPLEYSTDQNQLNILGFWIFLGAEIMLFATLFATYFTLEHRTGSGPAGAEIFEITPVLIETFVLLTSSFTIGLGVHAMRIGRKKAMMAFFAVTLLLGLTFLGVEIYEFVHYVHIGAGLQTSAFTASLLTTLGTHGAHVTLGLFWGLFIILQVKKRGLTPGTANKAFIFSLYWHFLDVVWIFIFSFIYLKGMMIA; via the coding sequence ATGAAAATCGATCATTCGCTGCCACTTGAATACAGTACCGATCAAAACCAGCTCAATATATTAGGTTTCTGGATTTTTCTCGGAGCGGAAATTATGCTCTTTGCAACGCTTTTCGCAACATATTTTACGCTTGAGCATCGGACAGGGAGCGGTCCTGCCGGTGCGGAGATTTTTGAAATTACGCCCGTGCTTATTGAAACATTTGTCCTTTTAACGAGCAGCTTTACGATTGGGCTCGGCGTCCATGCGATGCGGATTGGCCGGAAGAAAGCAATGATGGCTTTCTTCGCGGTCACACTGCTTCTCGGCCTTACATTCTTAGGGGTTGAAATCTATGAGTTCGTCCATTATGTCCATATTGGTGCGGGACTGCAAACGAGCGCATTCACTGCTTCCTTATTAACAACATTGGGAACACACGGCGCCCATGTTACACTTGGCCTATTCTGGGGATTGTTTATCATCCTGCAAGTGAAAAAACGTGGACTCACGCCGGGAACAGCCAATAAAGCGTTTATCTTTTCCCTTTATTGGCACTTCTTGGATGTCGTCTGGATCTTTATCTTCAGCTTCATCTATTTGAAAGGAATGATGATTGCATGA
- a CDS encoding YceI family protein — protein sequence MAIWNIDAAHTNVGFSVKHMMVSKVRGNFTNFEGTIEGDPEDLTSAKVQFKIKVESINTSNEDRDNHLRSADFFDAETYPDITFTSTIIEKKDDNEYDVTGDLTIKGVTKPVTLEAEFEGKGVNPWGQEVAGFTVEGKLSRKEFGLTWNQALETGGVLVGDEIKLIIELEANPAQ from the coding sequence ATGGCAATTTGGAATATTGATGCCGCCCATACAAATGTCGGATTTTCTGTAAAGCATATGATGGTTTCTAAAGTCCGGGGAAATTTCACGAATTTTGAAGGGACAATCGAAGGAGATCCTGAAGATTTAACTTCGGCAAAGGTTCAATTTAAAATTAAAGTGGAATCCATCAACACTTCAAATGAAGATCGCGATAATCACCTTCGTTCAGCCGACTTTTTTGATGCAGAAACGTATCCCGATATCACTTTCACTTCTACAATTATTGAAAAAAAGGATGATAATGAATATGATGTGACCGGTGACTTGACGATAAAAGGAGTCACAAAGCCTGTCACGCTTGAGGCGGAATTCGAGGGAAAAGGAGTCAATCCTTGGGGGCAGGAAGTTGCCGGTTTCACGGTTGAAGGGAAGTTGAGCCGTAAAGAATTTGGCCTAACATGGAACCAAGCACTGGAAACAGGCGGTGTCCTTGTCGGAGATGAAATTAAACTTATCATTGAACTTGAGGCAAATCCTGCACAATAA
- a CDS encoding inorganic phosphate transporter → MDSLLLITVLIVVFAIAFDFINGFHDTANAIATSVSTKALKPRHAIILASVMNFVGAMTFTGVAKTITKDIVDPFTLENGTTVILAALIAAISWNLITWYYGIPSSSSHALIGSIAGAAIAAAGFHALHYGGFIKIIEALILSPLLAFVIGYIVYSIFKIIFKNNNLPKTNRRFRTIQIMTAALQAYSHGTNDAQKTMGIITMALIVNNYQTSSDVQTWVQFICALAMALGTAMGGWKIIKTVGGKIMKIRPINGVAADLTGAAVIFGATFIHLPVSTTHVISSSILGVGASHRLRGVKWGTARTMLITWVITLPISATLAAICYFILNVFL, encoded by the coding sequence ATGGATTCATTACTACTCATAACCGTGTTAATCGTCGTTTTTGCTATCGCTTTTGACTTTATTAATGGATTTCACGATACAGCGAATGCCATTGCAACATCAGTCTCAACGAAGGCACTAAAACCAAGACATGCTATTATACTTGCTTCGGTCATGAATTTTGTCGGGGCAATGACGTTTACAGGGGTTGCGAAAACGATAACGAAAGACATCGTTGACCCGTTCACGCTTGAAAATGGGACAACCGTTATTCTTGCTGCATTAATTGCGGCCATTTCATGGAACTTAATTACATGGTATTACGGAATTCCGAGCAGTTCTTCGCATGCGCTTATCGGATCGATTGCAGGTGCTGCTATTGCCGCTGCAGGATTCCATGCCCTGCACTACGGTGGGTTTATAAAAATTATTGAAGCGCTGATCCTTTCGCCACTTCTCGCCTTTGTCATCGGATATATTGTGTACAGCATTTTCAAAATTATATTCAAAAATAACAATTTGCCGAAGACAAACAGAAGGTTTAGAACTATACAAATTATGACAGCTGCTTTGCAAGCTTATTCCCATGGCACGAACGATGCTCAAAAAACAATGGGGATTATAACGATGGCCTTAATTGTAAACAATTATCAAACGTCCAGCGATGTCCAAACTTGGGTACAATTTATTTGTGCTCTGGCGATGGCTCTGGGTACCGCGATGGGCGGGTGGAAAATCATTAAAACAGTCGGCGGAAAAATCATGAAAATTCGCCCTATAAATGGGGTTGCTGCCGATTTGACTGGTGCTGCGGTCATTTTTGGTGCGACTTTTATCCATTTGCCTGTAAGTACGACTCACGTCATTTCCTCCTCTATCCTTGGGGTAGGAGCGTCACACCGGCTAAGAGGCGTCAAATGGGGCACAGCTAGAACAATGCTCATTACATGGGTCATTACATTGCCGATTTCCGCTACGCTTGCTGCCATTTGCTATTTTATTCTTAATGTTTTTCTTTAA
- a CDS encoding DUF47 domain-containing protein produces the protein MFFQKEDQFSIHLSNICSNLMEGTNFFTDYKLKNLDDLKIFSKKMKEYETKGDTLVHTVIQDLNNAFITPIEREDILSLAMNMDDVLDGLEHTAALFDMYSVTTVDDYMIQFVDAIRQCVIEIEKAIALLSKKKLIQIREHAIKIKDHESKCDDVLRVSIKHLFQVEKDPIRIIQYKEIYEELEEVADCCQNVANTFEAIIMKNA, from the coding sequence ATGTTTTTCCAAAAAGAAGATCAGTTTTCCATTCATTTAAGCAATATCTGTTCAAATTTAATGGAAGGCACTAACTTTTTTACGGATTACAAATTAAAAAATCTTGATGATTTAAAGATTTTTTCCAAAAAAATGAAGGAATATGAAACAAAAGGAGATACATTAGTTCATACAGTGATTCAGGATTTAAACAATGCTTTCATCACGCCAATTGAACGCGAGGACATTTTATCTTTGGCTATGAATATGGATGACGTGTTGGACGGGTTAGAACATACTGCTGCGTTATTTGACATGTATTCCGTCACAACCGTTGACGACTATATGATTCAGTTTGTTGATGCCATCCGCCAATGCGTCATTGAAATTGAGAAAGCCATTGCATTGCTATCGAAAAAGAAATTAATTCAAATTAGAGAACATGCCATAAAAATTAAAGACCATGAATCAAAATGTGATGATGTGCTTAGGGTATCCATTAAGCACTTGTTCCAGGTTGAAAAAGATCCGATCCGCATTATTCAATATAAAGAAATTTACGAAGAACTAGAGGAAGTGGCCGATTGCTGTCAGAATGTGGCAAACACATTTGAAGCGATTATCATGAAAAACGCTTAA
- a CDS encoding glycerophosphodiester phosphodiesterase, whose translation MLKKRILLLFTVMGSFGLLIPGQANPSFSLDHFILIAHRGASFHAPEHTMEAYQLAETLAADFIEIDLQMTRDGVLVAMHDDKVDRTTNGKGLVSSYTLDELKELDAGSWFNKKYPKEASDSYVGAKVPTLEEIFQRFGNRVNYYIETKAQDNSGMEDKLLHLLNKYNLIGSRGNVVIQSFSKQSLLKIHETHPNLPLVQLVHPDEVSTLSDEKLEEMKSYSVGIGINYNELNKHLIKKIKAKNLFIHTYTVNDRDDFDRLKEWGVNGVFTDIVNLGRS comes from the coding sequence GTGTTAAAAAAACGAATCTTACTTTTATTTACTGTAATGGGTTCTTTCGGGCTGCTCATTCCTGGACAAGCCAACCCTTCTTTTAGTCTCGATCACTTCATTTTGATCGCCCACCGGGGTGCCAGCTTCCATGCACCTGAGCATACGATGGAAGCTTATCAATTAGCGGAAACATTAGCCGCCGATTTCATCGAGATTGACCTGCAAATGACGCGTGATGGCGTTCTCGTTGCAATGCATGACGATAAAGTGGATCGAACGACAAATGGGAAAGGGCTTGTCAGTTCCTACACACTGGATGAACTGAAAGAGCTTGATGCCGGGAGCTGGTTTAACAAGAAATACCCAAAAGAAGCGAGCGACAGTTATGTTGGAGCGAAAGTGCCCACGTTAGAGGAAATCTTCCAGCGGTTTGGAAATCGCGTCAATTATTATATCGAGACGAAAGCGCAAGATAACAGCGGCATGGAAGACAAGTTATTGCATTTACTTAATAAATATAACCTCATCGGATCAAGAGGAAATGTCGTGATTCAATCCTTCAGCAAACAGAGCTTGTTAAAAATCCATGAAACGCATCCAAACTTGCCATTAGTGCAGCTCGTTCATCCTGACGAAGTTTCGACACTTTCCGATGAAAAATTGGAAGAGATGAAAAGCTATTCAGTTGGAATCGGCATAAACTATAACGAGTTAAACAAACATTTAATTAAAAAAATAAAAGCTAAAAACCTGTTCATCCATACGTATACAGTCAATGATCGCGATGACTTTGACCGACTTAAAGAGTGGGGCGTGAATGGTGTTTTTACAGATATCGTTAATCTTGGGAGGAGTTAA
- a CDS encoding AI-2E family transporter — MEAIVNFFRKKSVKRALIFGLIVLILFSVRSMMNLILLTFIFSFLMNRLVEFTIRHISLNRTLLVLLLYTSIISLLTVGIVKYLPLITMEISQLIRQITNFSAQSHDNPIVQFIESFIADNHITSYIENGLSFLMKSFTDISKTSVQVLIALLLSLFFLLEKPRLLEFTEKFKHSKIAPFYHEIEFFGKKFSRTFGKVIEAQFMIAIINTCLSVIVLVILGFPQIFGLSIMIFFLGLIPVAGVIISLIPLTLIAFTIGGFLKVIYLIIAVMIIHAIEAYILNPKLMSSKTDLPVFYTFIVLILSQNFFGVWGLIVGIPVFVFLLDVLGVTEPEAASAIR; from the coding sequence TTGGAAGCCATAGTAAATTTTTTTCGAAAAAAAAGTGTAAAACGGGCATTGATTTTTGGATTAATCGTCTTGATTCTTTTCAGTGTGAGAAGTATGATGAATCTCATTCTGCTGACCTTCATTTTTTCATTTTTAATGAACCGGCTTGTTGAGTTTACAATTAGACATATAAGTTTAAATCGTACCCTACTTGTATTATTGCTATATACATCAATTATTAGCCTGTTAACAGTTGGAATTGTGAAATATTTACCGCTGATTACAATGGAAATCAGCCAACTGATCAGGCAAATTACAAACTTCTCTGCACAGTCGCATGACAACCCTATTGTTCAATTTATTGAATCTTTTATCGCTGACAATCACATTACATCCTATATCGAAAATGGTTTGTCATTTCTTATGAAATCTTTTACAGATATTAGTAAAACAAGTGTCCAAGTGTTGATAGCTTTATTATTAAGCCTATTTTTCCTTCTTGAAAAACCGCGCTTGCTCGAATTCACGGAAAAATTTAAACATAGCAAAATTGCCCCATTCTATCATGAAATCGAATTCTTTGGCAAAAAATTCTCGCGTACATTTGGGAAAGTTATTGAAGCTCAATTTATGATTGCAATCATTAATACGTGTTTATCGGTGATTGTACTAGTGATTCTTGGATTTCCGCAAATCTTCGGATTGTCCATTATGATTTTCTTTTTAGGGCTTATCCCTGTCGCAGGCGTTATCATTTCCCTTATTCCTTTAACGCTTATCGCTTTTACAATTGGAGGATTTTTGAAAGTCATTTACTTAATTATTGCGGTTATGATTATCCATGCAATCGAAGCTTATATTTTGAACCCAAAGCTTATGTCTTCCAAAACCGATTTGCCTGTCTTTTATACGTTCATCGTATTGATCCTTTCTCAAAATTTCTTTGGCGTCTGGGGATTGATCGTTGGAATTCCAGTGTTTGTTTTCCTGCTCGATGTATTGGGTGTAACCGAACCAGAGGCGGCATCTGCCATCAGATAG